One Fibrobacter sp. UWB16 DNA window includes the following coding sequences:
- a CDS encoding glycosyltransferase — protein MKVLVAPLDWGLGHATRCVPVVREFLRAGAEVELAVVKANANFFREVFPDLRQRLAPSYNIVYPKHGYNMALWLLKNSVHLNAVMRYEHHFAEEMVDRHGYDVLFSDNRFAFYSKRAYSIYMTHQRRIAFPRAFAAFERIGVMWHANIMRKFDEVWVPDLEIYPGYAGSLSHSGATPGDKPMRYVGTLSRFSDWDAGENAGNALGSALGNVPAPVDLERDVDLMSVSEFMAHSANVEWNAASEERASGKQIFGMRALGLRAAYKVVAVVSGVEPARTQFEQQLREALQQIPGQHMMILGKPSVEQKTWTEGNIEFHTHLATNDFAEAVKRADFVVSRGGYSTVMDMAELGAKCIFVPTPGQFEQIVLAHDLSKAGYAVEIPADELSAETLTSAFEKSVKMPKVAKQNLLHDAVEDVVRKFKERSI, from the coding sequence GTGAAAGTCCTTGTAGCTCCGCTGGATTGGGGACTTGGGCATGCAACTCGTTGCGTGCCTGTTGTCCGCGAATTCTTGCGGGCGGGCGCCGAGGTGGAACTTGCTGTAGTCAAGGCGAACGCAAACTTTTTCCGTGAAGTTTTCCCGGATTTGCGCCAACGCTTGGCTCCGAGCTACAACATTGTCTACCCGAAGCACGGCTACAATATGGCGCTTTGGCTGCTCAAAAACAGTGTGCACTTGAATGCCGTGATGCGTTACGAACACCACTTTGCCGAAGAGATGGTCGACCGTCATGGCTATGATGTGTTGTTCTCGGACAATCGTTTTGCGTTCTATTCCAAGAGGGCTTATAGTATTTACATGACGCACCAGCGCAGGATTGCGTTCCCGCGGGCGTTTGCGGCGTTTGAACGTATTGGTGTGATGTGGCATGCGAACATCATGCGCAAGTTCGATGAAGTCTGGGTGCCGGATTTGGAAATTTATCCGGGCTATGCGGGTTCTCTTTCGCATTCGGGGGCCACTCCGGGCGATAAGCCGATGCGTTACGTTGGGACGCTTTCGAGATTCTCGGACTGGGATGCAGGCGAGAATGCTGGGAATGCGCTTGGGAGTGCGCTTGGAAATGTGCCGGCGCCGGTCGATCTGGAGCGTGACGTGGACTTGATGAGTGTGTCGGAGTTTATGGCGCACTCGGCGAACGTGGAATGGAACGCAGCTTCAGAAGAGCGTGCTTCTGGAAAGCAAATTTTTGGAATGCGTGCTCTTGGATTGCGCGCGGCCTACAAGGTCGTGGCAGTGGTGTCGGGTGTAGAACCTGCGCGTACGCAATTCGAGCAGCAACTGCGCGAAGCGTTGCAACAGATTCCTGGTCAGCACATGATGATTCTCGGGAAGCCTTCGGTGGAGCAAAAAACGTGGACCGAAGGGAATATCGAGTTCCACACGCACTTGGCAACGAACGATTTCGCCGAAGCCGTGAAACGTGCCGATTTTGTGGTGAGCCGAGGTGGTTATAGCACCGTGATGGACATGGCGGAACTTGGCGCAAAATGTATCTTTGTACCGACGCCAGGACAATTTGAGCAGATTGTCCTCGCTCATGATTTGTCGAAGGCGGGCTATGCCGTTGAAATTCCGGCAGATGAACTTTCTGCCGAAACGCTTACAAGCGCTTTCGAAAAGTCCGTGAAAATGCCGAAAGTCGCAAAGCAAAATTTGCTTCACGATGCGGTTGAAGATGTTGTTCGAAAATTTAAAGAGAGGTCGATATGA